Within Anolis sagrei isolate rAnoSag1 chromosome 3, rAnoSag1.mat, whole genome shotgun sequence, the genomic segment CGTCATATAGCTAGGGCCGCTTGCTTAGTTTATCTAAAAGAAAAGACTTGGTAACTGACTCATAATGACAGGATGAGGTTGTCACagcccttttttctgtattgtttaTTGGCTTAATTTTCAGGGAACAAAAGAGACACAAATTGAAGAGGAGTCAAAGGCTGGTAGAATTTGGCCTGCTTCCTAGTATGTCAGACAATATAGATTGTGAGAAAGAAGAACTAAAAAAGGAGAAACACATCAAAATTCAAGAGCTGCTGAACAGAGTTGATGTTGCAAATAAGAAGGTGAGCTCTTTCACCTTGCTTATTGTCACAAAAGCCAGTAGGCTGATGAGTGCTACCTGATCACTGGCTGCAAACAGGAGTCACTAAATAAACCACAAAACATACTTCCGTGGTGTATTTATTGTGACACCTAGACCTGGTATGCTGACATGATATACTGACAAACCAGAATAAGCCATGGTTTATTATTTTGACACAATGGGGAAAAGAGAAGCAAGAATGCCACATGTGGTTGCCACAATAAACATGCCAGAAGGTCCATGATATATTTAGCTTTCCCCCCTTGTGTTGAAAAGGATTGGATAGCGTGACTGCTCATAAATAATAAGCATGGTTTGCTCTGGAATGTTGgctaattataataatatgcaaCTTTGGTCTTTTTCAGTACCTTGAAGCATACAATTGTGTTTAGCTTATGTCATTAGCAGTTATCACTAAGCCTACTTCCTCTAACTGTTGTGTTAAAGACAGCCTGAAGATTGGTTATAGAAATCTCAGGATGTTTATTTGAAGATTTGGGAAGGATAAGAAAAAGAGTATGGATTGTTAACAATTAGTGATTGCCTTTGGTATGCAAAGAAACAGTGGCAGAAACAGGTGATATAGTTTAATATCATTTATGCCTGGGAATATTGGCAATGCATAGATGGATTTTGATTTTTAGACAATAGGTTtcttctaaaatattttaaaggcattcttatttttctttttaaaaagagaacactTATAAAATACAAATTTGTGAGTGCCAATAAAGCTCTTTTAAATATATAACTATTTCAGAAAGAATGATGACAACAAAAAAAGTCAATCATTAAAGTAAGATGTAAAGTGGGAAGTTTATTTTGATGATAAAAAGGTTGTTTAGAATTTCTAATCACAGTTCAATTGTCTGAATTCAGCTTTGGGTGGAGAAGTACAACATCAAGTGAGTTGTAAAGACATTTGATATCAACCAGTGGATGTGACAGAATATAGTTAGCTGATTTCATTAATCTTCCCAGTGCAGTGCCTACAGAAGTATTTTTCTGCGTGGTACAAGCTCATTCTGGATCTCAGGCTTAAGATGGGAAAAGCAAGAGCTCTTGCGGACTGGAAGTGCCAACTGAAGACTCTGCGAGCTTGGAGAGATCACGTCTGGTCTCAGAAACTGGAGCAGGAGACTCAAAAAATGGAGTACGAACTTCGGGATCAGAATAGGTAGCAATTTATTCCCGAGGAAAATGGCAGTGTGGTGAAAGTACTTAATGTATTTGGATGCAGATACagtttttttgtatcagaagcaaaggACTAAAATCACATCCTTATGTTTAAATTGAAGTGttcgtctttttaaaaaattacaagaaGATGAATAGATTAGTCAGCAAAATGGCATTTTGAACTTGATTTGTTATAAATTGATTTGTCACTAGTGATGTGTAACATCTTCATACTGAGatggtaatgtattgtcgaaggctttcatggccggaatcactgggttgttgtaggtttttcgggctgtatggccatgttctagaagcattctctcctgatgtttcgcctgcatctatggcaggcattctcagaggttgtgagatggtAATGTTTTAAAGACATGATCTCTGTTGAACCTAATTTTCTATAATAACGCTGCACTGAATCTGTTAAAtcccaaatttaaaaaaaaatggtttatgTGTAATGTATTTATCCAGGAGGTCTaactattattaatattggtaTTAAAGGACAAAATTTCTCATTGTCTGGTTAATCAAtggataataataaatgaatccTATACAAATATTTTAAGTCTTTCTAAATTCTATTTAGAAGTCAATGAGATCAGAATAATTATGACTGTGGACATTTTGCAGCTTGTTCTACTATAAAATCCTTCATGTTCCAATTTTTAAGTGCAGATGTTCTGagataattaattttaaaaacacatctgCTAAATTCTGATGGCAgcaattcatatattttaatacCATCAGTGCAGTGCCTACAGAAGTTTTTCTCTGCCTGGTACAagcagaggttaagatcttctggggaggccctgctctcggtcccacttcctttacaggcacgactggtgggtACAAGAGACAGACCCTTCTCAGTGCTGGCTCCTCGGCtgtagaactctctccccagtgacatcagatcagctccctttctcctgacctttagaaagaaattaaaaatgtggctgttggaccaagcctttggacagtaattAAGGGCAATCAGGGATATGGAATAAGTGCAGTCATGATTGGGACAGCCCCTGGAGTatgaattttggattgtgtggttttaataattgtttttaatgtttagatttattttttaatggtttttaatgtatatgtttattttatttctatatctgttatgcagcatcgaattgttgcctacttgtaagctctgagtccccttggggtgagagagagcagggtatacatatagtaaataaatagatagatattcaaATGGAATCAGTTCAGAATAATTGATAAAAGCAAAAGGCTTTGTGACTGTATTAAAACCTACCAACCTATAttttgattgggttgttgtaggttttttcgggctatatggccatgttctagaggcgttctctcctgacgtttcacctgcatctatgacaagcatcctcaatggttgtgaggtgATACTATATTTTGATTGTAAATTTGTGGAGGCATTTTATCCACACCTGGGGGATTCTTACTAGCAAAACTTAACAGCGGCTTTCTTAGaccgcatctacactgccaaataatataGATTAGCAAacctttgaagtggattatgagTCTGcagccacttctacactgccatataaaatccagattaaatcaGGTAATCTGGagtatttgatttgataatctggattatatggcaatgtagatcaggtttacacttccatataatccagttcaaagcagaaaatctggattttatgtggcagtattGATCCAGCCTAACTTCACCCTCTGAAATTAGGAGCCATTTTTTATATTGGGGAACATATTTTTGAACGAGTTATCATTGAGCTATAAGAAAAGTAGTTAAATATATGATAAAATGCTTTCTCCATTGTATGGGAACACCACAGGAAGTTCAAAGTGAATACCTAAGATGGCATGCCTTTGTATTCTTCTGTTCAATTCAACTGTTGTTGATTTATGCTAAATTAATATGTGCCAAGACTATATTAAGAAGATATAATCTAAAATTTGAAGCAGGACATAATTAAGATAAGATGGAGATATGATCCTTCCAAACAAAGTAACCTGCTTCACAATTATGTTTGTTTTAAGGAAAAAACTGTTGGCTACAGAATTTAATCGGAAATGCATTTTGCGTCACTGTTTTGCTGAGTGGCAACACTGGAGTCGAGCAGAGGTGGAAAAAAGAGAACTACAGttgaaaaaggaggaaaccaggaaGAAAATGGCAAAGCTGCTAGAGGAAGTAGCATTGGGGAAGCTTCTTCCTGTGTGCAGTTCATGGGATGCCAAGAGTCCCCATGAGACAGAAGGAGCTATGGACCAATGTGTGAGTCTTATGGAAATAAATAACGTTTTCACATTATGCACTTTTCTGTatagccttatttatttacttacttgatGTAGTTATGAATATTTGTAAAATGCTTACAAATGAAAATATCAATgtggtaaagggtaaaggtttacCCTTCCGACTCTGCGGGGGCGGGGgagtcatcttcatttctaagccaaagagccagcgttgtccatagatgcgtcctaggtcatgtggctggcacatttgcatgttttcaagctgctaggttggcataaattgtggctaacaacgggagctcacccagttCTTTGGATTTAAAtcaccaaccttccggtcagcaagttctgctgcTTAGCACTACAACTTGCTGCAACACCAAGGCCCCTATCAATGTGGTATAGAACCATAATAAATTTTATAGTAGAAAAAAACCTTATATGAATTAAAAATAGTGCCCAGCATGCACTCCATTTTGGGGTAATTATCTTCTTTCTAATTGTTGGTTTCCATCATTTTCCTTTGGGTGTATGCAAAGAAGCAGAAGTCTCTTAGATTCttaaacatcattttaaaatagttttcttCCTGCAAGAGTAATCCAACTGGGGAGTCAATTGGAGCCTTCTGAAATCAATTATTATGGGTTACTTGCATCATAACAGTTTATTGACTGATGATGGAAATTGTACCTTTTCAGAGTTTTAAGGGTTTTTTCACTTTTCCAGGTGGCTGAAATACCTCTGATACAAGTTGATCCTCCAATTGAAAATGCTGAAAACACAGATTCCTACTCTTTAGTTAAAAGTCAGAAATTTGATCACCATTCGCCTCAAAAGCCCAAATGGGCATGGCAGGTTACCATGAAACATGCTGCTTTAAATACTCAGGACCATGCCATGTTTGCTAAACCTACAAGAGACTATGTGCAACACCTAGGACAAAAATCTACTTCTGTTTTCTTGGGCCCCATGGAGCACCGCCATGCTTTCCAGCAACAGTTGATTGAAGAACAGAGAAGGCAGCTTCAAGAACAGCAAGAACTGATCCTTAAACTTCAAGAAAATGAGAGACTAAAAGCAGCCAGGGAAGAGGCTACACGAGCCACAACTGCTACTTTAGCACTCGACAACCATGTACAGAaaaccagggaaggaaagaaatcaaATTCCAGTAACAGAGAGCCTTTAAGGTACGTTACTAACATTGTTTCATAAAACTGGCTTTAAGACCTCATTATGGAAATGACAGACATTTTAAAGAACTGAAGATGATCAGAAGTCACTTTGTTTactttttaacccccccccccccatgcataaAATGTAGGTTATGTTGATGCAGGGTTTTTGCAAGGCACGGACTGCCATTaaacaaaaatgagaaaaaaaggaaagataaaTAATAGTTTTTAGAATCAGATAGCTGGACAAAAGAACATAAAAAGTTGGTTTAGATGCAGacgttaaagcaggcatgggcaaactaccatctgttaggaattgtgggagcttaagtccaaaagatctggaggactgagttagcccatgcctgccttaaagcTTTGTTGAACAATGGAACAAGATAACAAATGAGAAGTATCCAGTACATGGTTTGCCCTACAGAATGTGCTTTCATTTCATTCAGTTGGCAGTGCCCCTCTCACACTGCAGCCCTCTGTGCCACCCATTCCCAGTCTTGGGAAAATTACATGATTCAACCTATATATTCAGGTGTGTTTTCTACCAAGGCAGGAGGGGAAAAATTGGAGCTTACATGTAGCCGCTGGACCCCTAAAAGCTGAAAATCTTCCAAAATGTCATGAAAATTTGCTTCATCGCCCCTcccatgaaaaaaatgaaaagcagaGCCAAAAGGAACATCTGCCAGGGGCTAGTGGGAAATAAAAAATGAGGAAGGGGGCAATACAATTGTACCTATGTGGACTTAAAAAAAGGGTCTCTTTTGCATCTGACCCAGTTTCAAAAGAATGGGAGATATTTATCTGTTCTTTTAAAAGAAGCAGCAGTGAAAATCCCCACTGACCCTTCTATATCTTCctagattatacatttttctttattttgtatTTGGTGTACCTTGTAGATTCTTTCCATAATgacttgtatttttttattaggtcagaaaaatcccagccagcagtccaaagcagaaagaacttgaaaatgGTATCTACAACCCATCCTTTACTCAGAGGTATATTTCTAAGATTTCAGACTTATTGAGTCTGTTTCTGGAATGCTTATGGAAAACCTCCAATTAAAAAAGTTGACTGAATATTCTGTCATATGTTgtggaaagctttcatggccagaattaccgggttgctgtgagttttccaggctgtattttctcctgacgtttcatcctcatctatggcaagcatcctcagaggttgtgaggtatattggaaactaaacaagaggggtttatttatctgttgaaagtccagggtgggagaaagaactcttgtctgttgtctgttgaaggcaatcaccttgattagcattgcaaaaccTTGCAgattcaaggcctggctgattcctgcctgagggaggggggtcctttgttggtcctggttgtttcatgtctggaattcccctgatttcagagtgttgttctttatttactgtcctgattttagagcttttttgatactggtagccagttttgttcattttgatggtttcctcctttcttttgaaatagttcacatgcttgtggaattctgtggcttctctgtgttggtCTGACATATGTTCTATCATAACTTAGCATATCTGTCTCTTTTTTGAATCCAGACATGATAGGCTTCATTAGCTCAATACAGCCAACAATTTATACAATTTGTTCAGTACTCGCATATAGTGAAACCATTGTATATTGATTTCTGTATAAAATACATAGCTTTGAGCCTCAGTTACAGAGACTACATAATGTAAGATacacttttttattttgaaaaatatccCAGATAGAAAAACTATGAAATGTTTAATAACATTTGTTGGTTGAAGATATATCCactgaaacatggctatcattCCACTTTTTTTACACCAAGAAGCTTTTTTGAACAATTCCAAATGTACAATTCTCTTTGAACTGCAACAATTGGCCTTAATAGATGGCACTGATGGGAACTGGAAGTCAACATTTCTGGAAATAGATTCTTCATGTTTGAATTCAGTAATTATTTCCTTTCCTTGTTGACCTCACTAAGAACAGGCTGAGGTCACCGCATTGTGACAACACATCAATGCTCACATTTTAGGTGGTTTGTTGCTACTTTTCTACTTAATTCAGTCTTCAGACTAGGGTAAGAAGAAATAATGGAAAAATTGTTGATCTGACCAAATTACTACCTCAAATTTGTACATAAATACTATATCTTATGCTGATAGATCTTTGATGCCTAtacttactataataataatagcaataatgatTATGATAATTTAATTCATGTTCTGCCTTGAGATCTCTAGAACACTTCATTAGGCAAAGTAAATTAAAAGGCAGGGGTGAGAAAAACATTGAGGGAGCTGCAGACATTGAAGTTAGCCTTGTTATGGGCTTGGTTAGGTGAAATGTTAAACCATCACGTGAGTGGCTTATGCTTCATTTGAATAATTGAACGCCTCTCCTTCAATTAATCCTTCATCAAaacttttccccttttttctaagAAAGTATGGTTTTGATAACATTGGTggtagacctcactatctctgaggatgcttgccatagatgcaggcgaaatgccaggagagaatgcttctagaacacaacAACCCATTGGTGGATATTGCTGCAAGCAGAAATAACTGCTGTCCTGTACTTGAGAAAATTTCTAATACAAATTGCCTCTATCTAGATAGAAAGAAGAGTTCAATTAAAACATTCTACTTCACTTAAGTATTACCAGGTCAAATCAGAAATATGTTTGCAATGTTGCCCCTATATATTTACTCATATTATTCCATCTTTTTTTAGCTATGGAAGAGAGAGCAATAGAGCGAGCAGAacggaggaaggaactggaagaagcaaagaggaAACGAGAAGAAGACAAGCTTGTAAGTCCAACTAAATGCTTATCTAAGCTGACGTTGAGATATTTTAAATGATACCTAAGTCAAAGGAGTTTAATTCCAAAATTTAATAACAAAACTCTTATATGGAATATTTCAAAACTGAAATTAGGTATAGTTCATAACAGAATAAGAACTGGTTTATACAGTTTGACTAAATTGATTTTATATTTAAGCATTAGCCAAGTAACCAAAGATGGCAAGTCTTGTTTCTCTTCCGGCCCTGGCAAAATAACCATGCTGGGTGTCAGTAATGTCAGGGTCCTATGTTTTACATCCAGCAGAGAAATGCAGTAATGCTATTGGTGGAGGACTTTAGTTCCTCATATGGCAGTTTAGTTCAAATTATTTTATAAACAATTTTTATAAACTTCATACCTAAAGCAAAGGCATTGTACAAGAAGATACACAATACTTCCCTTTCAAATAGACAATAGACATTTTGAGCAATTTGCTCCCAAGGAACtggaaattgatgcttctgttccatgtttgatgttttgtcttatatcTGATATAACAGTTTGcggtttttatttaattttagttgttaaggcataatttctttttatatgttgggttgttaattttcgttattatgggtgtattgttCAATGTGTTcgagcactgaatttttgccttttatgtttggaatctgccctgagtccctccgaggAGATcaggcgaaatataaataaattgttattgttaatgttgttgttgttgttgttgttattattattattattattattattattattattatccccaaaGGATTTATGCCCGTGCAAGTCCATCTGCATGTTGTcactaacagaacaaaacagatgCTTCTGAGAGGCTAATCATCTGAGTAAAatgctggtttttatttttgttttttgcccaACCACTTGCTTTCTGTTTCTTATTCTCTTTTTGAATATTCTGTTATTTGCTAATAATGTCTGATGGGATATCCACCACAAGTACTGAAAATTATTCACACTAAGATAGAGGGAATCCTGCTATATTTGACTAtgatagtgtagtggtttgatcgCTGTACTTCTaactttggagaccagagtttagAACCCTGCTAACTAGAGAGACAAGGGGCAAGTCACATACATGTAGCCTCAGAAAACCCCGTGGTACGGTCACCAAGAGTTGGAaacagcttgaaagcacacaacaacaatctataGTTACTAAACTCTGGAATTTCTGGTCAGGATCCTATTGGAATAGTTGTAGACTGGTGGGCTGGGGACTGAAAATCAGTTTTATAATATATCCAGGTACACTCATGCAGCCAATAATCCATAGATGGCTGGTGGAGAGTGGAGCTGCATCAGTAGCTTTTCAAATGACCTTGTGCATCCAGAGCTAAGGCATTAGCAAGAAAATACTGAATACTTCCTTGCACAGTGTCCAAGGGGAGTTAACAGCATACACCAGCATAAGTCACAAACAGGATGCAAACCTTTGTATTCCTCTGGCATAAGAGGGGAGATTGACATGTAATgggtttctttatttcttttaggCCCAAATGCAGGCTGAAGAAGAAGAGCGCCAGAGGGAAGAAGCAGCAGAAAAGGAAGCTCAATTAGAGAAAAGACGGGAGGAAAGGAAACTGCAAAAAATTGTGAGATTATTGTGCTAACTTTTATTCCATGCTTCTAGTTCTTGAAAGTATTGGTCATGATGGCTCTTGAGTGACACTTTGTAATAAACAGCAGGTATCAGTTTATCTCATCAGTCTTTAGAAAGTTCTCATAAAAATGGGTTATTCTACGGCGATAGGCTTCCTTGGAAGGTGCCAATTTTTAGGTGTTAATAGGCTGAATGTAAACACTTTCAGCTGCAGATTTTGGGTAGCCTTCAGTAGGTTTCCCTCTTTGTGACTGTCCCCATTACTTATTTCATTCTTTCAGTTTATTTTTAGTTCTGCCCAGAAGAGGGCAGATGGGTTGACACTGCTGCAGCCAGTTCATGATCTTAACACTCAGTGAGAGCAGACGGAGAAGTGAAGAGGCAAAGGCAGGGGAAGGAATGGGATTATAGAATTTCTAAGACTCAGAAATATCCCTCTGCTGCATTCTGGAGTTCAGCAGGTCCCACCTTGATGCaagacagaagaaagaaaatactGCTAATTCATCCAAAACAGTACAGGAAGTGGACTACATCTCCTGAAGTCCTAGttcaaaaaagtaaaatttcCGTGTTCTGTGCCTTCTAGTTGCTGGTTGATTTAtgatgatcccatgaatttcatagggatttcttTCCACCTTTTGACAGGCAACAGTCACATACTTAACAACAATAATGGTGATATCACTggcttgctttgagttttctggactgtatggccatgttcccaaagcattctgccctgatgtttcacccacatctatggcaggtatccgcagaggttgtgaggtcaattgGGAACTAagcaataaagaacaacacccaaaaagcaggggaattccaggcaagaataaatcagggccagctgatcacctcccaacaaaggattccctcagggaggaagcagccaagccttggaACTGCacggctatttaatgctaatcaaggtggtcaattgcaacattcatacttgcctccaacagacaaaagttcctctcccaccctggaaattccacagatataaattcCACTTACCCTGTTTCCAAcaaaccacacaacctctgaggatgcctgtcataaatgtgggcaaaatgtcatgagagaatgcctctggaacatagccattcagcccggaaaactcaaagcaacccagtgattctggccatgaacgccttcaatAACATGGTGATATCAGTTTGACAGATGAATGAAACTGCTTTACATATCCCATAATGGGGCCTGTGTCTTGAAAGGCCTTAAGTGTATTCTTAATAGAAGCTCAATTATAATGTTAATAATTAGTATAAGATCAAATGCATGTTGCAAACATTTTCTTGATAAAGTATCCTGACCTCATGAATTCATTCCTTCTGTTTTGTTAATAatagaaagaactggaaaatcaGAGGAGGTTAGAGAGAGACCAACAGCTATTGTCAAAAGCAAAGGAGCATTATGATATGGTTCTACTCAAGAAGAAGGGTTTTGAGCCCTGGAAAAAGCTAATAGAGCAAGCCCAGGAAAATGTATTGGTAAGTATTGGGACAAAAATAAGCATCTTAAAAGAAATATTGGCTTTGTGTATTGATGACAGTTCCTAGAGGTGGCACGAAAGTGGTttagttaaaatataatacactGGAAATCTAATTATCATAGAATGAGAACTCGAGTGTAAATAAAATGCAGTTTGGTGGTTATAATAAGGTGGGGAAATGTGTAGTATTCCAACTGTTGTTGGGCTATGACTTCCAAACCTGGCAAGCGGGGAGGGTGAGTTGTATACCAGTACTTTATCTGGAGCTTTTTGCTCGAATACTGTTGCTTGCCATGGAACTTCTTTAGCTGCAGTTCCTCGGCAATCATTTGACTGACTGGTTCTCTTTCTTGCTTACTGGGCTAAAAGTTGGCACAAAAGCACCGTGGCTGTAGACTGAAAAGGAAGTGTTTACTTGCCTGGCTTCATCATATGCAAGAGAATTTGACTGAGAAAACAATTAAAGCTGAACAGCTTTATTCCTCCCTGTTGCTCAGAAGGTACTTCAGGATCTGGATGCAGGTAAACAACAGCAAAATATAATTTTGAAACAGCTTTGAGGTTATGAAAGTAGAGGCTCTCATAGGAGATTCTAATCTAGGCCTGCAGGCTAAAGATGGACATGAAAATGTTTTGTTTGCCAAAGTACATTGTGAAATAATAAAGGGGTGAGTGTGAATGGGTAGGCCGACCTACAAAATTTTTACACCCAGCCTAGACATCATAAAGATGCAGTGATGTACTTATTGTTCAGATATAGCTGTGGGAAGCTTACCTGCCTGTTTATATTATTTATCTCACTCATATGCCTCTCAAAAACATTATCTAGAGAAGAGATAGCAAGATGTGGGCTATTGAAACCACTAGGGAGCCTTTGCTTTGTTTAAGAGCTATTTTTATGGTGATGAAAAACTCTTTCATATGGCAAATATCACAGGAGAAGTTGTACATCCACATTGTGAGCAGTCTGACTGGGACAACAGTGTAGTTTTGCTTTGATCCAGTTTTAAGTGGAAATGCAAATGTAGTTGTCCTTAGTACTCTTTTAAATTGGTAAGGTTCTCAAAACATTACATTTACTGACAGAAACCTTTCTCACCAAATGGCTCTCATCTCCACACTGTTTCTTTGCTCCTTCCTGTGTTGTTATACAGCTGTAAAACTTAAACATTGCTTTGATTCTATATTTTCCTTGGATTTGTTTTCCAGTACAAGAATTACTTATCTGCTCTGGAAGAGGATGCAAGAAAGCACCATGAAAGCTCCCTTAAAAAGAAGGTCTTTTGGGCTTGGTTTGATTTGTTCAGTGAAGAGAAAACTGCACTCTGGGAGAAACAGAAGATTGCAGATCAATATAGTGACAGGTAATTCTGTGAATGTACCAGAATTTTTCATTTGAGAAGCTCGTATATAAACTTTAGGCTGAAGGTTTAATCCTTACTGGGTGGTATTTACTGCAATGTGTTACGGCAGCTCAATACTGaatatggttttaaatgtttagttatgttttatttgatagcttataacattttatatttgtgtgtttgattGCTGTTGATTTTCTATTGTATTTAAACATGTTGG encodes:
- the CCDC191 gene encoding coiled-coil domain-containing protein 191 isoform X2; this encodes MAVLGPKPELYRWRRFSQPLSERKRVEQASEYAVSEAFSLKKTSYTRGLHGPVLNLETTDQLLDHDEAYAEAQELLSDWMDSKLKLELMSDQDDADGNPIMPIPSQEPTVAFQTYQKFDELYEYLEEELEDTTVQDYLQHLLQSEVVNSGILEDLRTEDLKEKKKTRDPRMTMDLRHKQVKENRLRRQKELELLKQERALKKSAISEAQKQLQEEKKKKALKAKKEEEEIQKQMVKLRKEMVDRRHLMEEARKMEQKRHKLKRSQRLVEFGLLPSMSDNIDCEKEELKKEKHIKIQELLNRVDVANKKCLQKYFSAWYKLILDLRLKMGKARALADWKCQLKTLRAWRDHVWSQKLEQETQKMEYELRDQNRKKLLATEFNRKCILRHCFAEWQHWSRAEVEKRELQLKKEETRKKMAKLLEEVALGKLLPVCSSWDAKSPHETEGAMDQCVAEIPLIQVDPPIENAENTDSYSLVKSQKFDHHSPQKPKWAWQVTMKHAALNTQDHAMFAKPTRDYVQHLGQKSTSVFLGPMEHRHAFQQQLIEEQRRQLQEQQELILKLQENERLKAAREEATRATTATLALDNHVQKTREGKKSNSSNREPLRSEKSQPAVQSRKNLKMVSTTHPLLRAMEERAIERAERRKELEEAKRKREEDKLAQMQAEEEERQREEAAEKEAQLEKRREERKLQKIKELENQRRLERDQQLLSKAKEHYDMVLLKKKGFEPWKKLIEQAQENVLLAQKHRGCRLKRKCLLAWLHHMQENLTEKTIKAEQLYSSLLLRRYFRIWMQYKNYLSALEEDARKHHESSLKKKVFWAWFDLFSEEKTALWEKQKIADQYSDRRIMLTVFRTWSKFPALMKEEREKEKRLEQLRRRVSEILPDFRTLQMDSRQESN
- the CCDC191 gene encoding coiled-coil domain-containing protein 191 isoform X1 — encoded protein: MAVLGPKPELYRWRRFSQPLSERKKKFDADNVDHWIKRVEQASEYAVSEAFSLKKTSYTRGLHGPVLNLETTDQLLDHDEAYAEAQELLSDWMDSKLKLELMSDQDDADGNPIMPIPSQEPTVAFQTYQKFDELYEYLEEELEDTTVQDYLQHLLQSEVVNSGILEDLRTEDLKEKKKTRDPRMTMDLRHKQVKENRLRRQKELELLKQERALKKSAISEAQKQLQEEKKKKALKAKKEEEEIQKQMVKLRKEMVDRRHLMEEARKMEQKRHKLKRSQRLVEFGLLPSMSDNIDCEKEELKKEKHIKIQELLNRVDVANKKCLQKYFSAWYKLILDLRLKMGKARALADWKCQLKTLRAWRDHVWSQKLEQETQKMEYELRDQNRKKLLATEFNRKCILRHCFAEWQHWSRAEVEKRELQLKKEETRKKMAKLLEEVALGKLLPVCSSWDAKSPHETEGAMDQCVAEIPLIQVDPPIENAENTDSYSLVKSQKFDHHSPQKPKWAWQVTMKHAALNTQDHAMFAKPTRDYVQHLGQKSTSVFLGPMEHRHAFQQQLIEEQRRQLQEQQELILKLQENERLKAAREEATRATTATLALDNHVQKTREGKKSNSSNREPLRSEKSQPAVQSRKNLKMVSTTHPLLRAMEERAIERAERRKELEEAKRKREEDKLAQMQAEEEERQREEAAEKEAQLEKRREERKLQKIKELENQRRLERDQQLLSKAKEHYDMVLLKKKGFEPWKKLIEQAQENVLLAQKHRGCRLKRKCLLAWLHHMQENLTEKTIKAEQLYSSLLLRRYFRIWMQYKNYLSALEEDARKHHESSLKKKVFWAWFDLFSEEKTALWEKQKIADQYSDRRIMLTVFRTWSKFPALMKEEREKEKRLEQLRRRVSEILPDFRTLQMDSRQESN